ATGCCGGTGCCGGTCAAAGGTGCTGTCAGCGAAAGCGTGCTGGCAGTCGATGCAATGCTGACTGTGCCGTTGCGCGTGCCGGTTTGCGTCGGCGTAAATGTGACCTGAAGTGTGCAGCTTGTAGAAGGAGCAAGAACGTTGCCCGGCGTGGGACACGTGCCAGCAACCGTATAGTCGCCAGTAGTCGAGATGCCGTTGAATGTCGCCGCCGTCGTGCTGACGTTCGTAATCTGGATGGGGAGCGTGTAGCTGCTGCCCACAAGCACGTTGTCGAAGTTGAGCGATGTCGGCGAAAAAGTCAGCGTCGCTGGCGTAGATGCGCCAAGCAGGCTGATGAAGTCCAGCGCGTTCGCGGCATCGGAGGTGATCTCAATTGCGCTGATCTTCGTCCCCGCGCTCTGCGGCGTGAAGTACGCGTTGATAACGCAGCTCGCTCCAGCCACGACCGTGCCGCAGTTGCTTTGCAATGTGAAGTCAGCAGTCGTCTGCAGGTTTGTAATGTGCAACGTTGTCGTGCCTGTATTCGAAAGCGTAACGGCTTGTGCGGCGGAGGAGTTACCCGTTTGCGTCGTCGCAAATGTCAGCGAGCTTTGCGACGCAGTATAGGAAGCCAGCGGCGCGGCGTTCGAAGGCGAAGCAACATAAACCGGCGCAGCGCTGCCCGCAAGATCGACCAGGTCAGGACTGCTCGCAGCATCGCTCTCAATCACGAGCGTGCCCGTATCATTGCTCGGCGGCACCGCTGTCCCGCCCGCAGCCTGCTGGTTGATCGGAGAGTACGTCACGGTGACAGTGCACGTCTGGTTTTGGGCAAGCGTCGTGCCGCATGTTGTCGTGGCAAAAAATGGCCACTCGCTCGTGACGCGGCGAATGGTCAGCGGCGTAGTGGATGTGTTTTTGAGCGTCAGCGTCTGCGCGCCCGTCTGGCCGGAAGCAACCTGTCCGAAGTTGAGCGTGCTTCCTGTAGCGCCATTGGGAATCAGATTGCCCGCGATGGCAAGCGTCCCCGAGCCGTTGCCATAGCCTTCAAGATAGCCGAGCCCATTCAACGTGGCCGAGCCGTCCGTCGGCGTACCCTGAGCAAAAATCGTGCCCGTGATGTCGCCATTCGTAAGCGGCAGGAAGGTGACGGAGAAGTTGCACGAAGCATTCGGCGCAAGACCCGAGCAAGGAGCCCCGCTCAGAACAAATTGCCGCGGCAGCGCAACTGCCAGTGTGAGTGATTTCGCCGTGAGGTTATTGATCGTGAACTGCCGCGTCAGGCCCAGCGTCCCCGTAGCCTCAGGCCCATAGTTCGCCTGGGTGGGAATGATTTGGAGTCCCGCATCTTCTGTCGTGTAGTTGCCTACAAGCGCAACGGCGTAGTTGGTGGTTCCTGTACTGGTGCTGGTTACGGGTATCTCAAGCGTGTCGGCCTGAAATGCAGTGCCTGGCGTGAATGTCACGGCGACGGTGCAGGTCGCCGCCGGAGCAAGTGCGGCGCATGTACTTACGGCTGCGAACGCAGCATTGCCATTGGTCGGTGTTCCAATCTGAAGTGTTGCCGCGCCCGTGTTGGTCAGCGTAATGGTCTGCTGGGTCGCTGCTGTGCCGGGCACATTGGTGAACGTCAGCGCCGTAGGATTCAACGCCAGTCCAGTCGAGGGCGAGCCGAACCCCGTGAGCGTCGATGTCAGTGTGCTGGCCGAGGTCGCAAGCGTAAGTAAGCCAGTGCGCGGCCCTGTCGTGGTCGGAGCAAAATTAACCTCCACGAAGCACGAGGTATTCGGCGCAACCGAGCCCGTGCACAGCTGGCCTCCAGTCGACGCAGAGCTGACTGCGAAGTCGCCGCTCGTGTTGGCGGACGTCACACTCACCGCCGCATCGGTCAGGTTCGTCAGGGTAAACAGCATCGCGGGGCTCGTGCTGCCCACAGACACCGGGCCGAAGTCCTGGCTGATCGGCGTCAGAATCAACCCCGTCAGCGGAAGCCCCGTCCCGGTCAGCGTGAGCGGCTCCGGACTGCCGCTGCCGCCCGAGGCCAGCGTGAGCGATGCCGTCTCCGCGCCGGTGTTGCTTGGTGTAAATTGCACGCCCAGCCAGCAGTTCAGGCACGTGCCGCTGGCTGTTGAAGTGAACGCCGAAGCAGGTGGTTGGCCATGTCCGTAGCCGAGGTCTTCTACCAGGATGGCTTTGAAGTCACCGGTTGAAGTCGTTGCAGTGAGCGACGAAAAGGGCTGCGTAATCTTGTACCACTGCACCTCCGGCTGCCCGATAATCACGTCGCCGAAGTCGAGCGTGCCGTTGTTGGCCGCAAGAATTCCGGCGCCCGTGCCCGAGAGTGTGACATAAGCAGGGCTGGTTCCCGCGCCCGCCGTCGCCGAGAGCAGCCCTTGCCGTGTGCCCGGCTCCGACGGCGCAAACGTGATGACGACGCTGCACGTGCTCGAAGCCGCTAGCGTCACGCCGCAGTCGGTCGTGTCGGTAAAGTCGCCCGAGAGTGCAAGCGTCAGCGGAAACGCCGCTGTGCCCGTATTGCCAATCGTCACGGTCTGCGTGTTGCTGGAAGTCGATGTAACGGTGACCGCATTGCTGAAGCTAACCGTAGCCGGCGAAACCGACAGGCTCGGATTGACGGCTTCTCCGTTCGCCGTCGATTGCGACAGTGTCTGCCCAGTAACGAGCACGCTCAAACCTTCATCGAGTGCAAGCGTCACCGAGTCTGCCGAAGGCGCGGCCTGCGAGTTGTACGTCAGTGCAAGCTGACAGACCGTGTGCGGCTCAAGCGTCGTCGGGCAGTTGTCCGTCACGGTGAAAGGCGAACTCGCCGTCAGCGCAACCGGCGCGTGAGCAATCGGCGAGGCAGAGTCGTTCGAGATATACAGATACCGCGGCAGGCGCAGCCCTCCAGGAAACTGCGCGCCAAAATCAATCTCGCTGGCCGAGAGATCGAGCGCCGCTGCCTGCGTGTATCCGGTCAGCAGAACGGACCGTGAGCCAATCGGCCAGTACGTCTGCACAAATCCATCTGGAGTATTTGCAGAGTCGCTGAGCGCGAGCGTGATGTGACACGACGCCCCCGGCGCCAGCGTGCTCGTAGTCACGGTAGCGAAGGCGCAGTCAGTCGTCTGTCTCGTAAGCAGCCCCGTCGTACTCGGTGACGAAGTAAACGTCTGCGCCTGCGAGCCGAGATTCGTGACCGTGAGGATGCGCGTCGCCGCCGGGTCGCTACCCGTCACCACGCCAAAGTCCATCTCCCGCGCAGAAACAGCAATCGGGTTCGCCACATTTGTCGTCGCTGGCAGCGTAGCCGTTTCGGTCACCGCATTGCTCGATTGCACTGTGATGCTACCCGGCCCGCTGCCTGTCAGCATGATGCTGCAATCCGCTCCAGGCGCAAGCGTAAACAAGCAGTCATTATTCTCAGTGAAACCAGTAGTCGAGATCTGCAATCCAGTC
This is a stretch of genomic DNA from Edaphobacter acidisoli. It encodes these proteins:
- a CDS encoding beta strand repeat-containing protein, with the protein product MMKLRALCLALAGTFGLLVSSLSAQNTGPQQLLFAGLRSVANQGQFNAVQADAGGDLYLLLDQKDGVRIIKTDPTATTVLAQAQFGAKGDIGLAMALDPAGNVYVTGTAWSGVMASTPGAAFPTLSSGINSFIGKFDANLNPVFVTFCGSGQMAATGIAATADAVFVTGSIFNSGLPVTPSAVVQTPASGSSQNGFVEKFNASGTTLLYATYLSGENGTTAPAAIAADASDNAYIAGYTTSTGYPTLAAVVPRILGTSSGFLTKLTPAGDGITFSTFIPGSGVTSLVLDSAAGNLLLSGSIALGQFPVSNAPMPLVNTAYQSVVRMTLDGSTVVSSTVVAPGTQSVAATASGGAAWVVGSLPASMTGPLLPLEPLAEMGNSFAVHVTAQNTVDQTARFGGLANVNPNYASAPVSLTSLAVDGGGEPVFAGSLAATASSSLLATETWDLPLTNATSVLPSSVRNAALASGTCNGSECAGDAAYLAKLGTQAGASLALSVDDSPNITLRNLGTSTATGLQISTTGFTENNDCLFTLAPGADCSIMLTGSGPGSITVQSSNAVTETATLPATTNVANPIAVSAREMDFGVVTGSDPAATRILTVTNLGSQAQTFTSSPSTTGLLTRQTTDCAFATVTTSTLAPGASCHITLALSDSANTPDGFVQTYWPIGSRSVLLTGYTQAAALDLSASEIDFGAQFPGGLRLPRYLYISNDSASPIAHAPVALTASSPFTVTDNCPTTLEPHTVCQLALTYNSQAAPSADSVTLALDEGLSVLVTGQTLSQSTANGEAVNPSLSVSPATVSFSNAVTVTSTSSNTQTVTIGNTGTAAFPLTLALSGDFTDTTDCGVTLAASSTCSVVITFAPSEPGTRQGLLSATAGAGTSPAYVTLSGTGAGILAANNGTLDFGDVIIGQPEVQWYKITQPFSSLTATTSTGDFKAILVEDLGYGHGQPPASAFTSTASGTCLNCWLGVQFTPSNTGAETASLTLASGGSGSPEPLTLTGTGLPLTGLILTPISQDFGPVSVGSTSPAMLFTLTNLTDAAVSVTSANTSGDFAVSSASTGGQLCTGSVAPNTSCFVEVNFAPTTTGPRTGLLTLATSASTLTSTLTGFGSPSTGLALNPTALTFTNVPGTAATQQTITLTNTGAATLQIGTPTNGNAAFAAVSTCAALAPAATCTVAVTFTPGTAFQADTLEIPVTSTSTGTTNYAVALVGNYTTEDAGLQIIPTQANYGPEATGTLGLTRQFTINNLTAKSLTLAVALPRQFVLSGAPCSGLAPNASCNFSVTFLPLTNGDITGTIFAQGTPTDGSATLNGLGYLEGYGNGSGTLAIAGNLIPNGATGSTLNFGQVASGQTGAQTLTLKNTSTTPLTIRRVTSEWPFFATTTCGTTLAQNQTCTVTVTYSPINQQAAGGTAVPPSNDTGTLVIESDAASSPDLVDLAGSAAPVYVASPSNAAPLASYTASQSSLTFATTQTGNSSAAQAVTLSNTGTTTLHITNLQTTADFTLQSNCGTVVAGASCVINAYFTPQSAGTKISAIEITSDAANALDFISLLGASTPATLTFSPTSLNFDNVLVGSSYTLPIQITNVSTTAATFNGISTTGDYTVAGTCPTPGNVLAPSTSCTLQVTFTPTQTGTRNGTVSIASTASTLSLTAPLTGTGIESHLQISPSALSFGGVAVGASANLSLTLANTGTATVNNVALSITGDYAITVPCTLTALAPGQSCSVTVTFTPTALGSRAGTLTVASSDASSPVSIPLTGTGSPNGTFSLTVNGSNSASTTVAQGIAGSYALAVTPLNGFSGGVVLNCTPLTAGLYATCSLLPSSVILNSGSQTSTATITTVTRVAATQSARNRTNNRAVLCLLPAALLFFWRSRRSRIALRRTAFLWIVIFSAATLTLMGCGSGNQTDPGLRYTPPGTYQYQITASSTSGAQITQSVTVNLTVTQ